The following coding sequences are from one Pirellulales bacterium window:
- a CDS encoding P-loop NTPase: MNDQAELLRKLVDHASDARAQVATPSGVARPRVVAVAAGKGGVGTSTVAVNLAITLAQSGQRAVLADCDLFGGDAAQLCQLQPVYSIADVLAGRRTVHEVLLRGPAGIQVLPGVWALGEPCDATPAALHRLLLQFEALGAHADFIVLDVGAAMTRPARRLWQAADRVLLTTTPDPVAVMDAYAAIKVLMAGHALSSIRLLVNQATDPLMAADVHERLSRACRRFLGEPVALAGHLPAINRGAALFTRDDASGVAAMALDRITQELAEALLAQRDAAASGSLLDFTAAA; this comes from the coding sequence ATGAACGACCAGGCCGAGCTGCTTCGCAAATTGGTCGACCACGCGTCCGACGCGCGGGCGCAGGTCGCGACGCCGAGCGGCGTCGCGCGGCCACGCGTCGTCGCCGTCGCAGCGGGGAAGGGGGGAGTCGGCACCTCGACCGTCGCCGTCAACCTGGCCATCACACTCGCCCAATCGGGCCAGCGCGCCGTCCTGGCCGACTGCGATCTGTTCGGCGGCGACGCCGCTCAGCTCTGCCAGCTCCAGCCGGTCTATTCGATCGCTGACGTCCTGGCCGGTCGCAGAACGGTGCACGAAGTGTTGCTCCGCGGACCTGCGGGCATCCAGGTTCTGCCTGGCGTGTGGGCCCTGGGCGAGCCTTGCGACGCAACGCCCGCGGCACTCCATCGCCTGCTGCTGCAATTCGAAGCGCTCGGCGCACATGCCGATTTCATCGTGCTGGACGTCGGCGCAGCGATGACGCGCCCCGCGCGGCGGCTCTGGCAGGCCGCCGACCGGGTGTTGTTGACGACCACGCCCGATCCGGTGGCCGTGATGGACGCGTACGCCGCTATCAAGGTCCTGATGGCCGGCCACGCGTTGAGCTCGATCCGGCTGCTGGTCAATCAGGCCACCGATCCGCTCATGGCCGCCGACGTGCACGAACGGCTCTCGCGCGCTTGCCGCCGATTTCTCGGGGAGCCCGTTGCGCTGGCCGGACATCTCCCGGCGATCAACCGCGGCGCGGCGCTGTTTACACGGGACGATGCGTCGGGCGTCGCGGCCATGGCCCTGGACCGGATCACGCAGGAACTTGCCGAAGCGCTGCTTGCGCAGCGCGATGCCGCGGCGTCTGGATCGCTCCTCGACTTCACCGCGGCAGCCTGA
- the flhF gene encoding flagellar biosynthesis protein FlhF, translated as MDVKSFRAESLQAALTLVRRELGPEAAVLHTREVRTARMFGLLGNRREFEVTASAHVNVPSRLPARWNGATLATSADAGFDLTRLPPRDAARSSFRDEIKGQIGELQSMVEDLCRRSSQHHQHELPPELFQLYTELIDADVNEDLARELVRRAQAEAPPAELADHDALLARIAASVEQEIAVAGPIQCPGDARRVVALVGPTGVGKTTTIAKLAANFRLRHKRRVGLITVDTYRIAAVEQLRTYADIIDLPMHVVSTPREMRTALAQLADQELVLIDTAGRSPRDEVKLQELKAFLAEARADEVHLVMSSVAGTSSLKRTAEEFALVGTTAMVLTKLDEAAGLGNLLPLLRSCRLPLSYLTDGQNVPDDIAPANAQRLAHAILGLEPPATSTH; from the coding sequence ATGGATGTGAAATCGTTTCGAGCCGAATCACTGCAAGCCGCGTTGACGCTGGTGCGTCGCGAGCTGGGCCCGGAAGCGGCTGTCCTCCACACGCGCGAAGTCCGTACGGCGCGGATGTTCGGGCTGCTCGGCAACCGCCGGGAGTTCGAGGTCACGGCGTCGGCGCATGTCAATGTCCCCAGCCGGTTGCCGGCACGGTGGAACGGCGCCACGCTGGCCACCTCGGCCGACGCCGGCTTCGACCTGACCCGGCTGCCACCGCGGGATGCGGCGCGCTCGTCGTTTCGCGACGAGATCAAGGGACAGATCGGCGAGCTGCAATCGATGGTCGAAGACCTCTGTCGCCGCTCGTCGCAGCACCATCAGCATGAACTGCCGCCGGAGCTGTTCCAGCTCTACACCGAGCTGATCGACGCCGACGTGAACGAGGACCTGGCCCGCGAGTTGGTGCGCCGCGCGCAGGCCGAGGCCCCGCCGGCCGAATTGGCCGATCACGATGCCCTGCTGGCGCGCATCGCCGCGAGCGTCGAACAAGAGATCGCCGTGGCCGGGCCGATCCAGTGTCCCGGCGACGCGCGCCGCGTGGTCGCCCTGGTGGGTCCGACCGGCGTCGGCAAAACGACGACCATCGCCAAGCTGGCCGCCAATTTCCGGCTGCGCCATAAGCGCCGCGTAGGCCTGATCACCGTCGACACCTACCGCATCGCGGCGGTCGAGCAGTTGCGCACCTACGCGGACATCATCGACTTGCCGATGCACGTGGTTTCGACGCCGCGCGAGATGCGCACGGCCCTGGCGCAACTTGCCGACCAGGAACTGGTGCTCATCGACACCGCCGGCCGCAGCCCCCGCGACGAGGTCAAGCTCCAAGAGCTCAAGGCGTTTCTGGCCGAGGCGCGAGCCGACGAGGTGCATCTCGTAATGTCGAGCGTGGCGGGCACGAGCAGCTTGAAACGCACGGCCGAAGAATTCGCGCTGGTCGGCACGACGGCGATGGTCTTGACCAAGCTCGACGAAGCGGCAGGGCTGGGCAACCTACTGCCGCTGCTGCGCAGTTGCCGGCTGCCACTCAGTTACTTGACCGACGGCCAGAACGTGCCTGACGACATCGCCCCCGCCAACGCCCAGCGGTTGGCGCACGCGATCTTGGGTCTCGAACCTCCTGCCACCTCGACGCACTGA
- the flhA gene encoding flagellar biosynthesis protein FlhA has protein sequence MASGSAVSESALTPATRLRDLVLPVGIITSVLVIVLPLPPALMDVLLSANISVAVIMLLTTIYVKTPLEFSIFPSLLLATTLGRLVLNVATTRLILTRAETHGMLAAGEVVRSFGEFVAGDRVIVGLIIFAIIIVIQFVVITKGATRISEVAARFALDGMPGRQMAIDADLNAGIIDEREAQRRRQEITHQADFFGAMDGASKFVRGDAIAGIIIILINIVGGLYIGVIEDGMSFAEAISLFTRLTIGDGLVSQVPAFLISLAAGLLVTRSSSEVNLPREFLGQLLARPQALFVTGAFLGLLVFTQLPTLPLLTIGGSCVGLAVATRRKQHQQAVVEAQTQAAKVAETAKKPEEKIEDYLTVDPMEMEIGVGLIRLADPKRGGDLLERIQRVRQSVAAEMGLILPKVRIRDNMRLDQNTYRIKIADMSVAEGTAMPGMYLAIDSGMTQGRIAGIPTKDPAFGTPAVWVDSGAREQAEMLGYTVVDPAAVLATHLTEVVRRHGDELLTRDATKHLIDQVKASTPAVVDELIPGQMKLADVQQVLQMLLREQVPIRHLPTILETLGDYAPRTKDPILLTEYARHRLARVICGRYRNAEHKLFVVTIDPALEDRIRAGFDHNERGLFVKLAPQQVEGVCAAIAREIEKLSRTGHPPVLLVSPQIRAGLKQITAAHLPYLVVLSYNEVTRDTQIESLGMVAEAVG, from the coding sequence ATGGCGTCCGGATCGGCCGTGTCAGAAAGTGCTCTGACGCCTGCCACGCGGCTGCGCGATCTCGTGCTGCCGGTGGGCATCATTACCAGCGTGCTGGTCATCGTGCTCCCGTTGCCGCCGGCGCTGATGGACGTGCTGCTGTCGGCGAACATCAGCGTCGCCGTGATCATGTTGCTCACCACGATCTACGTGAAGACGCCGCTGGAGTTCAGCATTTTTCCGTCGTTGCTGCTGGCCACCACGCTGGGGCGGCTCGTGCTGAACGTGGCCACGACGCGGTTGATCCTGACGCGTGCCGAAACCCACGGCATGCTGGCAGCCGGCGAAGTCGTGCGCAGCTTCGGCGAATTCGTGGCCGGCGACCGCGTGATCGTGGGCCTGATCATCTTTGCGATCATCATCGTGATCCAGTTTGTGGTGATCACCAAGGGTGCCACGCGTATCAGCGAAGTCGCCGCGCGGTTCGCCTTGGACGGGATGCCCGGCCGCCAAATGGCGATCGACGCCGACTTGAATGCTGGCATCATTGACGAGCGGGAGGCCCAGCGCCGCCGCCAGGAAATCACGCACCAGGCCGACTTCTTCGGGGCCATGGACGGTGCCAGCAAATTCGTCCGCGGCGATGCCATCGCCGGTATCATCATCATCCTGATCAACATCGTCGGCGGCCTGTACATCGGCGTGATCGAAGATGGCATGAGCTTTGCCGAGGCGATCAGCCTGTTTACTCGGCTGACGATCGGCGACGGGCTGGTCAGCCAGGTTCCGGCCTTCTTGATCTCGTTGGCTGCCGGTTTGCTCGTGACCCGCAGCAGCAGCGAAGTGAACTTGCCGCGAGAGTTCCTCGGCCAGCTCCTCGCACGGCCACAGGCCCTGTTCGTCACCGGGGCCTTCTTGGGGCTGCTGGTCTTTACCCAACTGCCGACACTGCCGCTATTGACGATCGGCGGCAGTTGTGTCGGGCTGGCCGTCGCCACGCGCCGTAAGCAGCATCAGCAGGCGGTGGTCGAGGCGCAAACGCAGGCTGCCAAGGTGGCCGAAACCGCCAAGAAGCCTGAGGAGAAAATCGAGGATTACCTGACCGTCGATCCCATGGAGATGGAGATCGGCGTCGGGCTGATCCGGCTGGCCGATCCGAAGCGCGGCGGCGACTTGCTCGAGCGGATTCAACGCGTTCGCCAATCGGTCGCGGCCGAAATGGGCCTGATCCTGCCCAAGGTGCGCATCCGCGACAACATGCGGCTCGATCAGAACACCTATCGCATCAAGATCGCCGACATGTCGGTCGCCGAGGGCACGGCCATGCCCGGCATGTACCTGGCGATCGACTCCGGCATGACGCAGGGCAGGATCGCCGGCATTCCGACCAAGGACCCAGCCTTCGGCACGCCGGCCGTGTGGGTCGATTCGGGCGCGCGCGAGCAGGCCGAGATGCTCGGCTATACGGTCGTCGATCCGGCCGCCGTGCTGGCCACGCACCTCACCGAGGTCGTCCGCCGGCACGGCGACGAGCTGCTCACGCGCGACGCCACGAAGCACCTGATCGACCAGGTCAAGGCCAGCACGCCGGCCGTGGTCGACGAGTTGATCCCCGGCCAGATGAAGTTGGCGGACGTGCAACAGGTCCTGCAGATGTTGCTCCGCGAGCAAGTGCCGATTCGCCATTTGCCGACGATCCTCGAAACGCTGGGCGATTACGCCCCGCGCACCAAGGACCCGATCCTGCTCACCGAGTATGCCCGGCACCGGCTGGCCCGCGTGATCTGCGGCCGCTACCGCAACGCCGAGCACAAATTGTTCGTCGTCACGATCGACCCGGCGCTCGAAGACCGCATCCGCGCGGGTTTCGATCACAACGAGCGAGGGTTGTTCGTCAAGCTGGCCCCGCAGCAGGTCGAAGGCGTCTGCGCGGCCATCGCCCGCGAGATCGAAAAGCTCTCGCGGACGGGGCATCCGCCGGTGTTGTTGGTGAGCCCACAGATTCGCGCCGGTCTGAAGCAGATCACCGCCGCGCACCTGCCGTACCTGGTGGTGCTGAGCTACAACGAAGTGACCCGCGATACGCAGATTGAGTCGCTCGGCATGGTGGCCGAGGCAGTCGGGTAG
- a CDS encoding thioredoxin family protein codes for MQVRHRCLVLALCGFLAGCGQSDTPLAESQPAAAPATATAVHGPVTTNMQFVEGYWRGFKLAEQTGKPMLVFFTASWCTYCHQMAAEVFTQPGIIEISERFVCVRVDADAEPTICQQFRVQGFPTVQFLSPRGVPLNRVTGKQPAASFAMEMQTALQATARREQYRRDALTR; via the coding sequence ATGCAAGTTCGTCATCGTTGCCTGGTACTGGCGCTCTGTGGATTCCTGGCCGGCTGTGGCCAAAGCGACACGCCGCTGGCCGAATCGCAGCCGGCTGCCGCGCCGGCGACCGCCACGGCCGTGCATGGCCCCGTGACGACGAACATGCAGTTCGTCGAGGGCTACTGGCGCGGCTTCAAGCTGGCCGAACAAACGGGCAAGCCCATGCTCGTGTTCTTCACGGCCTCGTGGTGCACCTACTGCCATCAGATGGCCGCCGAAGTGTTCACTCAGCCCGGAATCATCGAGATTTCGGAGCGCTTCGTTTGCGTGCGGGTCGACGCCGATGCCGAGCCCACGATCTGCCAGCAGTTCCGCGTCCAAGGATTTCCGACCGTGCAATTTCTTTCGCCGCGCGGCGTGCCGCTGAACCGCGTGACCGGCAAGCAGCCGGCCGCCAGCTTTGCCATGGAGATGCAGACCGCGCTGCAAGCCACGGCCCGCCGCGAGCAATATCGCCGCGACGCGTTGACTCGCTAG
- a CDS encoding sulfotransferase, with product MIEANRKQYRTDPGYAQAEVREWAPRFWLGCDYLGLWKLFARNRFRIGLRQWPAALADLYITSVHPVLRGLQNLALARKVQATEITPPPLFILGHWRCGTTLLHELLILDARHTFPTTYQCLCPHHFLLTEGLARRLLGFLLPSKRPMDNMPMGWDRPQEDEFALANLGLPSPYLTIAFPNHGPAFPEYLDLREVSPADREHWKRVFVQLLREVTYRRPGRLVLKSPTHTCRVDTLLELFPDAKFVYLTRNPYTVFASTVHLWRSLYLAHGFQTPDYRGLEEQVLATFVHLHERFEATRHLIPPENLFALRYEDLVADPVGQLRRLYDQFDLRAFDQVEPKLRGYLQHSSGYRPNRYQPLPAGIERQITRRWSSYLAQHGYQRSHALA from the coding sequence GTGATCGAGGCAAACAGGAAGCAGTACCGGACCGATCCCGGTTATGCGCAGGCCGAGGTGCGCGAATGGGCGCCTCGGTTCTGGCTGGGCTGCGACTACCTCGGCCTGTGGAAATTGTTCGCGCGGAATCGCTTTCGCATCGGCCTCCGGCAATGGCCCGCGGCGCTGGCTGACCTCTACATCACCAGTGTCCACCCAGTGTTGCGCGGGTTGCAAAACCTGGCCCTGGCCCGCAAGGTCCAGGCCACGGAGATCACGCCGCCCCCGCTGTTTATCCTGGGGCATTGGCGCTGCGGCACGACGCTCTTGCACGAGCTGCTGATCCTCGACGCGCGGCACACGTTTCCGACGACCTATCAGTGCTTGTGCCCACACCATTTCCTGCTGACCGAGGGTCTGGCCCGACGGCTGCTGGGATTCTTGCTGCCGTCCAAACGGCCGATGGACAACATGCCGATGGGCTGGGACCGTCCGCAGGAGGACGAGTTCGCCCTGGCCAACCTTGGCCTGCCGTCGCCGTACCTGACGATTGCCTTTCCCAACCATGGACCGGCGTTTCCCGAATACCTCGATCTGCGCGAGGTGTCGCCGGCCGACCGCGAGCATTGGAAGCGCGTCTTTGTGCAGTTGCTGCGCGAGGTGACGTATCGCCGTCCGGGGCGGCTCGTCTTGAAGTCGCCCACGCACACCTGCCGGGTCGACACGCTATTGGAACTGTTTCCCGACGCGAAATTCGTCTATCTGACGCGCAATCCCTACACCGTCTTCGCATCGACCGTGCACCTCTGGAGATCGCTCTACCTGGCCCATGGCTTCCAGACGCCCGATTACCGGGGCCTGGAAGAGCAAGTGCTGGCGACCTTCGTGCATCTGCATGAGCGGTTCGAAGCGACGCGCCACTTGATCCCGCCGGAGAACTTGTTCGCGCTGCGCTACGAGGACCTGGTGGCCGATCCGGTAGGGCAGCTACGACGGCTCTACGACCAATTCGACCTGCGCGCGTTTGACCAGGTGGAGCCCAAGCTGCGCGGCTACCTGCAGCACAGCTCCGGCTATCGACCGAATCGCTACCAGCCGTTACCGGCGGGCATCGAACGCCAGATCACGCGCCGTTGGAGCAGCTATCTCGCGCAACACGGCTATCAGAGGAGCCACGCGCTGGCCTAA
- a CDS encoding EscU/YscU/HrcU family type III secretion system export apparatus switch protein encodes MAEQDGDKSQEATPYRRQQAQEQGQVARSADLSAAVLLLAGLMTLSWIGPGLGEYHAQLFREFLGETPMLTTDGATITHQLARVAMGVATAVMPLLGALLVFATMPTLLQVGFHFLPEKLALNPSHLDPLRGFQRLFSLTSVVRLGMGLVKIVIVGAVGGVCLYNERDALLGLAALPPLEIAGFLSQMLLSVAIKIAVALLVLAILDYGFQWWKQEQDLRMTTQEVREEMKNLQGDPQIIARRRAIQRQLVLNRLKTAVPKADVVVTNPTELAVAIQYDAEKMLAPIVVAKGAGLMAQRIRLLALEHGIPIVEKKPLAQALFRDVDVNHPIPREMYAAVAELLAYVYQLKGKPMPKPPGAQAA; translated from the coding sequence ATGGCCGAGCAAGACGGCGACAAGTCCCAGGAAGCGACACCCTATCGCCGCCAACAGGCGCAAGAGCAGGGCCAGGTCGCGCGCAGCGCCGATCTCAGCGCGGCCGTATTGCTGCTGGCCGGATTGATGACCCTGTCCTGGATCGGCCCCGGCCTCGGCGAGTATCATGCGCAACTTTTCCGGGAGTTCTTGGGCGAAACGCCGATGCTGACGACCGACGGCGCTACGATCACCCATCAACTGGCCCGAGTTGCCATGGGCGTGGCCACGGCGGTGATGCCGCTGCTGGGTGCGCTGCTGGTCTTCGCCACGATGCCTACGCTCTTGCAAGTCGGTTTCCACTTCCTGCCCGAAAAACTGGCTTTGAACCCGTCGCATCTCGACCCGCTCCGCGGCTTTCAGCGGCTGTTCTCCTTGACGAGCGTCGTCCGGCTGGGCATGGGCCTGGTCAAGATTGTGATCGTGGGTGCCGTCGGCGGCGTGTGCCTCTACAACGAGCGCGACGCGCTGTTGGGACTCGCTGCGCTGCCGCCCCTGGAGATCGCGGGGTTCCTGTCGCAGATGCTGCTGTCCGTCGCGATCAAGATCGCCGTGGCGCTGCTGGTCCTGGCGATCCTCGATTACGGCTTTCAATGGTGGAAGCAGGAACAGGATCTGCGCATGACCACGCAGGAGGTCCGCGAGGAGATGAAGAACCTCCAGGGCGATCCGCAGATCATCGCCCGCCGCCGGGCGATCCAACGGCAGTTGGTGCTCAACCGCCTGAAAACGGCCGTGCCGAAGGCCGACGTGGTGGTCACGAACCCCACCGAACTCGCAGTGGCCATCCAATACGACGCCGAGAAAATGCTTGCGCCCATCGTCGTGGCCAAGGGGGCAGGGCTGATGGCGCAGCGAATTCGATTGTTAGCGCTCGAACACGGTATTCCGATCGTCGAGAAGAAGCCCCTGGCACAGGCGCTCTTCCGCGACGTCGACGTCAACCATCCGATCCCGCGCGAAATGTACGCCGCCGTCGCGGAGCTGTTGGCCTACGTCTACCAGCTCAAGGGCAAGCCGATGCCCAAGCCGCCCGGGGCGCAGGCCGCTTAG
- a CDS encoding flagellar biosynthetic protein FliR — protein MQWLTQLHPEQLIVFALVLTRVSSMVVIGPLFGAADVPPQIRALLAVALAMLVTPTQLAADTPEFANLLEFSLALASEMIVGISLGLGVLALFGGLQIAGQIIAQMSGISLAEIFNPGFDTSVPVFSQLLFLLTLAVFLLIGGDRLLLAGLLSTFAAFPPGTLQMSPQPGEAFIELVSVSFGLGMQTSAPLMATQLAATIALGLIGRALPQLNILALGFGLNALVTLGMLLLTVGGISWAFEDQLDSLMDLILSPATAVPHAAPPVVS, from the coding sequence ATGCAATGGCTCACGCAGCTTCATCCCGAGCAGTTGATCGTCTTCGCGCTGGTGTTGACGCGCGTCAGCTCCATGGTCGTGATTGGGCCGTTGTTCGGCGCCGCCGACGTTCCGCCGCAGATCCGCGCGCTGTTGGCCGTGGCGCTGGCGATGCTCGTCACGCCGACGCAATTGGCCGCCGACACGCCCGAGTTTGCCAATCTGCTTGAATTCAGTCTGGCCCTGGCTTCGGAAATGATCGTCGGCATCTCGCTGGGGCTGGGCGTGCTGGCGCTCTTCGGCGGGCTGCAAATCGCCGGCCAGATCATTGCCCAGATGAGCGGCATCTCGCTGGCCGAAATCTTCAACCCGGGTTTCGACACCTCGGTCCCGGTGTTTTCGCAACTCTTGTTCCTGCTCACGCTGGCCGTGTTCTTGTTGATCGGCGGCGATCGCCTGTTGCTGGCGGGGTTGCTGTCAACGTTTGCCGCATTCCCGCCGGGTACGCTCCAGATGTCCCCTCAGCCCGGCGAGGCGTTCATCGAGCTGGTGTCGGTCAGCTTTGGGCTGGGCATGCAAACCAGCGCTCCGCTGATGGCGACGCAGTTGGCCGCGACGATCGCGCTGGGGCTGATCGGTCGGGCGCTGCCGCAATTGAACATCCTCGCCCTGGGCTTCGGCCTCAACGCCTTGGTCACGCTGGGCATGTTGCTGTTGACCGTCGGCGGCATAAGCTGGGCGTTCGAAGATCAGCTCGATTCGCTGATGGACCTGATTCTCTCGCCCGCGACGGCGGTGCCGCACGCGGCCCCCCCGGTCGTGTCGTAA
- the fliQ gene encoding flagellar biosynthesis protein FliQ, protein MSPQDVVDLVREALQISLLVSAPVLVTGLVVGLGIGLLQALTQVQEQTVSFIPKLIAMAVVCVLALPWVIGRMQEYVHDLISDIPNLL, encoded by the coding sequence ATGTCGCCCCAAGATGTCGTCGATCTCGTGCGCGAGGCCCTGCAGATTTCGTTGCTGGTCAGCGCGCCCGTGCTGGTGACGGGCCTCGTCGTGGGCCTGGGCATCGGCTTGCTGCAGGCCCTGACGCAGGTCCAAGAGCAGACGGTTTCGTTCATCCCCAAGCTGATCGCGATGGCCGTCGTGTGCGTGCTGGCGCTGCCCTGGGTCATCGGACGCATGCAGGAATACGTGCACGACCTGATCAGCGATATCCCGAACCTGCTCTAG
- the fliP gene encoding flagellar type III secretion system pore protein FliP (The bacterial flagellar biogenesis protein FliP forms a type III secretion system (T3SS)-type pore required for flagellar assembly.) → MINWRPQLDRRSRAAWTRWRRSHARRLLALASAVLAVLVMWGTAGAQEPANQPAALTSTPPSWLSNPQTWTTPQGLSSTLQVMLLLTVISLAPAMLVMTTCFVRIICVLGILRQALGTQQLPPGQVLTSIAMFMTLAIMSPVWKQVYHDAIVPYTNQEISLEQAWDAGVAPVRRFMSLQIERTGNHEDVWLFLEYLPNESTPETYEDVPLEALLPAFMLSELKTSFLIGFQIYLPFIILDLVIASVLIAMGMMMLPPVLVSLPFKLLLFVLVDGWHLVVGMLLETFEPFT, encoded by the coding sequence ATGATCAACTGGCGTCCCCAACTCGATCGCCGGAGTCGCGCGGCCTGGACGCGCTGGCGACGCAGCCACGCGCGCCGATTGCTGGCCCTGGCCAGCGCCGTGCTGGCGGTGCTGGTGATGTGGGGCACCGCCGGCGCTCAGGAGCCGGCCAACCAGCCCGCCGCACTGACGAGCACTCCGCCTTCGTGGCTCAGCAATCCGCAGACGTGGACCACGCCGCAAGGGCTGAGCTCGACATTACAGGTGATGTTGCTGTTGACGGTCATCAGTCTCGCCCCGGCAATGCTAGTGATGACGACCTGTTTCGTGCGCATTATTTGCGTGCTCGGTATCTTGCGGCAGGCGCTCGGTACCCAGCAACTGCCGCCGGGACAGGTGCTCACCTCGATCGCGATGTTCATGACGCTGGCTATCATGAGCCCTGTCTGGAAGCAGGTGTATCACGACGCGATCGTGCCTTACACCAATCAGGAGATCTCGCTGGAGCAGGCCTGGGACGCTGGCGTCGCGCCGGTGCGGCGCTTCATGAGCCTGCAAATCGAGCGGACCGGCAACCACGAGGACGTGTGGTTGTTTCTCGAATACCTGCCCAATGAATCCACGCCGGAGACGTATGAAGACGTGCCGTTGGAGGCGCTGTTGCCGGCCTTCATGCTCAGCGAGTTGAAGACGTCGTTCTTGATCGGATTCCAAATCTACCTGCCGTTTATCATCCTCGACCTGGTGATCGCCAGCGTGCTGATTGCCATGGGCATGATGATGCTGCCGCCGGTGCTGGTATCGCTGCCCTTCAAGTTGCTGCTGTTCGTGCTGGTCGACGGCTGGCACCTGGTCGTGGGCATGTTGCTGGAAACTTTCGAACCCTTCACCTAG